A stretch of DNA from Microbacterium sp. LWS13-1.2:
CGTGCTGATGGCGGCATCCGTCGCCGCAGCGCTCAGGATCCCCGGTGCCGTCGGGCACGACATCGCCGGCCCGCTCACCGGAGACGAGACCCCCGTCGAGCACCCCAGCGGCACCTTCCCGTCGCGCGTCGAGGTCACGCGGGACCCCGACGGCACGTGGCGGGCCACGTCGTTCTCGCTCCGCACCGCCCGAAAGCTCTTCGACGGCATGGTCTTCCCCCGGCCGCGCCGCTGATCGCACCCGAGACACCCGAACACGTCAGAGAGGACGCCCCATGACCGCCGACACCTCGTTCGACGTCGCCCACCTCGCCCACGTCGAATTGCTGACCCCGAAGCCGGCGGAGAGCCGGTGGTTCTTCGAGGAGCTCCTCGCGATGCGCGTCGTCGCCGAGGACGGCGACTCGATCTACCTGCGCACGTGGGACGAGTACCAGCTGTACACGATCAAGCTCACCGCGTCGGATGCCGCGGGCGTGGGCCGCACCTCCTTCCGCGCGTCGTCGCCGCAGGCGCTGGAGCGACGCGTCGCCGCCATCGAGGCGACCGGGCACGGCACCGGATGGACCGAGGGCGACGTGGGCTGCGGGCCGACGTACGGGTTCACCGACCCCGACGGGCACACGATGGCGATCTTCTACGAGGCCGAGCGCTACGTCGCCACCGACGACAGGCCGGCGCTCAAGAACCAGGCCTCACGCTTCCCCGGCCGGGGCGTGAACGCCCGCCGCCTGGACCACATCAACTACCTCGCGAAGGACGTCGAGGCGAACGGGGAGTTCCTGCGCGACGCGCTCGGCATGCGCGAGTCGGAGCGCATCCGGCTCGACAACGGGAGGTTCGCGGCGTGGTGGTTCCGCTTCTCGCTGAAGTCGTACGACGTCGTGTACTCCGACGACTGGACCAAGCACGGCAACCGCCTGCACCACATCGCGTTCGCCCCCGACACCCGTGAAGACATCCTGAAGGCCGCCGACATCTTCCTCGAGAACGGCATCCACATCGAGTCGGGGCCGCACAAGCACGCCATCAACCAGACGTTCTTCCTCTACGTCTGGGAGCCCGGCGGCAACCGCATCGAGTTCGCCCAGGCCGGCGCCCGCCTATTGCTGGACCCCGATCAGCCCGTCGTCGAGTGGTCCGAGGCCGAGCGCAAGAAGGGCCAGGCCTGGGGCATGAAGACGATCGAGACCTTCCACACCCACGGCACCCCGCTGGTCTGACGCTTCGTCTCGCTCAATGACCGGAACATCCCGGTCATTGAGCGAGGGAGCGCCAGCGACCGAAAGCCCCGGTCGTTGAGCGAGGGAGCGCCAGCGACCGAGACGAAACGCCCCGAGCCGCTCTTCTGCGCCAGGTGCGGCGCGTTTCGTCTCGCTCGTCCCTCGCTCGCTCGTTCCTCGCTCGCTCAACGACCGGAGCCCCGGCCGCCGGTCGGCCACGTGAGTGAGCGCCGGCGACCGAG
This window harbors:
- a CDS encoding VOC family protein; this encodes MTADTSFDVAHLAHVELLTPKPAESRWFFEELLAMRVVAEDGDSIYLRTWDEYQLYTIKLTASDAAGVGRTSFRASSPQALERRVAAIEATGHGTGWTEGDVGCGPTYGFTDPDGHTMAIFYEAERYVATDDRPALKNQASRFPGRGVNARRLDHINYLAKDVEANGEFLRDALGMRESERIRLDNGRFAAWWFRFSLKSYDVVYSDDWTKHGNRLHHIAFAPDTREDILKAADIFLENGIHIESGPHKHAINQTFFLYVWEPGGNRIEFAQAGARLLLDPDQPVVEWSEAERKKGQAWGMKTIETFHTHGTPLV